Proteins found in one Natronococcus occultus SP4 genomic segment:
- a CDS encoding nitric-oxide reductase large subunit: MELANALLSGTRGIDRLESVADRLEDGTDAVAAASAQVRRAAGEQAAAAVDRGADELHGRSDSSEGLRDCVLERVADEACSRVVGRSAEELRERAETDRDATLDRALEAFLRRYRLDATRLDDETLAAIRDRVAPEADLDPEELLERLADAEPSASASNSGAEQTDPEAAVADASEDAYGTFCAALDLETDRSSGHVLEDVLERDTVEVAQAIEAALGAFPAEVENPRAESEQTAERRDAGAEPAVSPQPSLTSGFDGVDPDATAGSVSVATAAALAATTLLSDDLGDGQTLAQLLPMLASVGTSGDGFGDGVLGWRLLELFSSSLTTADAGSIDLASLRSRSTGAKALVALFVANLVAMSIGAWLSREKAPPIPEEIRDPDGEPIVTADQIRLGKKAFQANGLMNHGSILGNGSYFGVDLTADALELKAEYVREYYAHERGADSFEELKDDERAGVAEQAEREFDTDAPEGPFARYSAAEAYAHRRIREEYVERYYEGDPDRGVPEEFVNSADEAERIADFACWTAWMAHTDRPGSDHSYTNDWPYVPGTGNQPTGQVLVWSTISLVLLIAGGGAGAWAYHAFEFAEPATEVVDIPSPDSVSITPTQYAAAWYVPVAGALFVAQTLVGALLAHYYVERTGFYGIGDALGIDIVSVLPFSVGRAWHINLAILWITALWLAGGLFLPGLFTDSDPPLQSAAATGLLAVLVATTVGAFAGVWLSSQGAFASPDESELWWWLGSEGLEYLEVGRIWKVLLLVGFVSWTGLVLRSVRRMDEPPTGLGHFMTYAGGSIALMFAASMLYTPETNIAVTEFWRWWVVHMWVEGVFEFFVTAVVSVALVSMELLEKGDAEKAILFEVFAIMGAGIVGVSHHYWWVGLPDIWVPIGTTFSTLEFVPLLFILYQSFGEYSALKAQGESFPYTLPLLFIIGSSVWNFVGGGVLGFFINLPVINYYEHGTYLTVAHGHAATFGAFGLLALGLGTYVLRVVTPEAAWEPGWFRGAFWLTNVGLAVMTLASLLPLGFLQLQTSYQDGYAAARSLEFYEQDRVQTLLWARTLGDTPMILGALAFTVGAVRHLLAARREHRATG; this comes from the coding sequence ATGGAACTCGCGAACGCGCTACTGAGCGGGACGAGAGGGATCGATCGACTGGAGTCGGTGGCCGATCGCCTCGAGGACGGAACGGACGCCGTCGCCGCCGCCTCGGCGCAGGTTCGGCGAGCCGCCGGAGAGCAGGCCGCGGCCGCCGTCGACCGGGGTGCTGACGAACTTCACGGTCGCTCCGATTCCAGCGAGGGGCTTCGCGACTGCGTCCTCGAGCGCGTCGCCGACGAGGCGTGCAGCCGCGTCGTCGGTCGCTCCGCAGAGGAGCTCCGTGAACGGGCGGAGACGGACCGCGACGCGACTCTCGATCGGGCGCTCGAGGCGTTCCTGCGTCGGTACCGACTCGACGCGACGCGGCTCGACGACGAGACGCTGGCGGCGATCCGCGATCGGGTCGCGCCCGAGGCCGACCTCGACCCCGAGGAGCTGCTCGAGCGCCTCGCCGACGCGGAGCCGTCCGCGTCGGCGTCGAACTCGGGAGCGGAGCAGACCGACCCCGAAGCTGCCGTCGCCGACGCGTCCGAGGACGCCTACGGGACGTTCTGCGCGGCACTGGATCTCGAGACGGATCGGTCGTCCGGTCACGTCCTCGAGGACGTCCTGGAGCGAGACACCGTCGAGGTCGCCCAGGCGATCGAGGCGGCGCTCGGGGCGTTTCCGGCCGAGGTCGAGAACCCACGGGCGGAATCGGAGCAGACGGCCGAACGACGGGACGCGGGTGCCGAGCCCGCTGTCTCGCCGCAGCCGAGTCTCACGTCGGGTTTCGACGGCGTCGACCCGGACGCAACCGCGGGCTCCGTGTCGGTGGCGACCGCGGCGGCGCTGGCGGCGACGACGCTGCTGTCTGACGATCTCGGAGACGGGCAGACGCTGGCCCAGCTGCTGCCGATGCTGGCCTCGGTGGGAACGAGCGGCGACGGGTTCGGCGACGGCGTCCTCGGGTGGCGACTCCTCGAGCTGTTCTCGAGTTCGCTGACGACCGCCGACGCCGGCAGTATCGACCTCGCGTCGCTTCGCTCGCGGTCGACAGGAGCGAAGGCGTTGGTTGCGCTGTTCGTCGCCAATCTCGTCGCAATGAGCATCGGGGCGTGGCTCTCCCGGGAGAAGGCGCCGCCGATCCCCGAGGAGATCCGCGACCCCGACGGCGAGCCGATCGTCACGGCCGATCAGATCCGGCTGGGGAAGAAGGCGTTCCAGGCCAACGGCCTGATGAACCACGGCTCGATCCTGGGCAACGGCTCCTATTTCGGGGTCGATCTGACCGCGGACGCCCTGGAGCTGAAGGCCGAGTACGTCCGCGAGTACTACGCTCACGAGCGGGGCGCCGACTCCTTCGAGGAGCTCAAGGACGACGAACGGGCGGGCGTCGCCGAGCAGGCCGAGCGGGAGTTCGACACCGACGCGCCCGAGGGGCCGTTCGCCCGCTACTCGGCGGCGGAGGCCTACGCCCACCGTCGCATCCGCGAGGAGTATGTCGAGCGCTACTACGAGGGCGACCCCGACCGGGGCGTCCCGGAGGAGTTCGTCAACTCGGCCGACGAGGCCGAACGAATCGCCGACTTCGCGTGCTGGACGGCGTGGATGGCCCACACCGACCGCCCCGGCTCCGATCACTCCTACACGAACGACTGGCCGTACGTCCCGGGCACCGGCAACCAGCCGACCGGGCAGGTCCTCGTCTGGAGCACGATCAGCCTCGTGCTGCTCATCGCCGGCGGCGGCGCGGGCGCCTGGGCCTACCACGCCTTCGAGTTCGCCGAGCCGGCGACCGAGGTCGTCGACATCCCCTCGCCGGACTCGGTGTCGATCACGCCGACCCAGTACGCCGCGGCGTGGTACGTCCCCGTCGCCGGCGCGCTGTTCGTCGCCCAGACGCTGGTCGGCGCGTTGCTGGCCCACTACTACGTCGAGCGCACCGGGTTCTACGGGATCGGCGACGCGCTGGGGATCGACATCGTCTCCGTGCTGCCGTTCTCGGTCGGTCGCGCCTGGCACATCAACCTCGCGATCCTCTGGATCACCGCACTGTGGCTCGCGGGTGGGCTCTTCCTCCCCGGGTTGTTCACCGACAGCGATCCGCCCCTGCAGTCCGCGGCCGCGACCGGGCTGCTGGCCGTCCTCGTCGCGACGACCGTCGGCGCGTTCGCGGGCGTCTGGCTCAGCTCGCAGGGAGCGTTCGCCTCGCCCGACGAGAGCGAGCTCTGGTGGTGGCTCGGCTCCGAGGGACTGGAGTACCTCGAGGTCGGCCGGATCTGGAAGGTGCTGTTGCTCGTCGGCTTCGTCAGCTGGACGGGGCTCGTGTTGCGAAGCGTCCGCCGGATGGACGAACCCCCGACCGGGCTCGGTCACTTCATGACCTACGCGGGCGGCTCGATTGCGCTGATGTTCGCCGCGAGCATGCTCTACACGCCCGAGACCAACATCGCCGTCACGGAGTTCTGGCGGTGGTGGGTCGTCCACATGTGGGTCGAGGGCGTCTTCGAGTTCTTCGTCACGGCCGTCGTCTCGGTCGCGCTGGTCTCGATGGAACTTCTCGAGAAGGGCGACGCCGAGAAGGCGATCCTCTTCGAGGTGTTCGCGATCATGGGGGCGGGGATCGTCGGCGTCTCCCACCACTACTGGTGGGTCGGCCTCCCCGACATCTGGGTGCCGATCGGGACGACGTTCTCGACGCTCGAGTTCGTCCCGCTACTCTTTATCCTCTACCAGAGCTTCGGCGAGTACAGCGCGCTGAAAGCCCAGGGCGAGTCGTTCCCCTACACCCTGCCGCTGCTCTTTATCATCGGCTCGAGCGTCTGGAACTTCGTCGGCGGCGGTGTGCTCGGGTTCTTCATCAACCTCCCGGTGATCAACTACTACGAGCACGGCACCTACCTGACCGTCGCCCACGGCCACGCGGCCACCTTCGGCGCGTTCGGTCTGCTCGCGCTCGGACTGGGCACCTACGTCCTCCGTGTCGTCACCCCTGAGGCGGCGTGGGAGCCCGGCTGGTTCCGTGGCGCGTTCTGGCTGACGAACGTCGGGCTGGCGGTGATGACCCTCGCGTCGCTGCTGCCGCTTGGCTTCCTGCAGCTCCAGACCTCCTACCAGGACGGCTACGCCGCGGCTCGTAGCCTCGAGTTCTACGAGCAGGATCGCGTCCAGACGCTGCTGTGGGCCCGAACCCTCGGCGACACGCCAATGATCCTCGGCGCCCTGGCCTTCACCGTCGGCGCGGTCAGACACCTCCTCGCCGCGCGGCGCGAGCACCGCGCAACCGGCTAA
- a CDS encoding phosphonate ABC transporter ATP-binding protein has product MTRSSPPIRCRGLSVGYDEDPVLEDLSFTVGNGSTVALVGRSGCGKTTLLKTLAGILDPLDGEATVLSTSLPQSPPPGELGYIPQSLGLVMHETVLTNVLHGRLSDLGRMRSLLGRFPADAKTEAREAIERVGLDGYEQSRVKELSGGQRRRVAIARAFVQEPRVLLADEMLSELDGETAQSIVDCLVTLQQETGMSVVIVEHNLDVAKDISDTVLRLGAGGIEDRIESVSTREPVTQQSHE; this is encoded by the coding sequence GTGACTCGATCATCACCACCGATCCGCTGTCGAGGACTCTCCGTCGGATACGACGAGGACCCCGTCCTCGAAGACCTCTCGTTCACGGTCGGGAACGGCTCTACAGTAGCGCTCGTTGGCCGGAGCGGCTGTGGCAAGACGACGCTGCTCAAGACTCTCGCCGGGATTCTCGACCCGCTCGACGGTGAAGCCACCGTCCTCAGCACCAGTCTGCCGCAGTCCCCGCCGCCTGGTGAGTTAGGATACATCCCACAAAGCCTGGGACTTGTGATGCACGAAACGGTCCTCACGAACGTCCTTCATGGAAGGCTCTCAGATCTCGGGAGGATGCGAAGCCTGCTCGGACGCTTCCCGGCAGATGCCAAAACCGAAGCACGAGAAGCGATCGAACGGGTCGGCCTCGATGGGTACGAACAGAGCCGAGTAAAAGAGCTGTCGGGTGGGCAACGGCGACGCGTGGCCATCGCTCGTGCCTTTGTCCAAGAACCTCGCGTGTTGCTGGCCGACGAGATGCTCTCTGAACTCGATGGAGAGACCGCTCAGTCAATTGTAGACTGTCTTGTCACACTCCAGCAGGAGACGGGAATGTCTGTGGTCATCGTTGAGCACAACCTTGACGTGGCGAAGGACATCTCGGATACAGTTCTCAGGTTGGGAGCCGGAGGAATCGAAGATCGAATAGAATCTGTGAGTACACGCGAGCCGGTAACACAACAGAGCCATGAGTAA
- a CDS encoding SDR family NAD(P)-dependent oxidoreductase — MPATVVTGSSRGIGKATALRFAEDGYDVAVNYRSSEDAADRVAEAIRARGQEAVAVGADVSDPDAAARLVETAAEAFGGLDHVVNNAGIDQHVRTEDLAPADFDRIMDVNVNSAFNVTKAALPHLRRSTDDPSVTNVASILAHTGAAIECHYASSKGALLSLTRSHASDFAPDVRVNAVAPGHVETDMTADRTPEEQREELAAIPVDRYGQPEDIADAIAYLRDATFVTGETLNVNGGERMG, encoded by the coding sequence GTGCCAGCCACAGTCGTCACCGGATCGTCCAGAGGTATCGGGAAGGCGACCGCGCTTCGGTTCGCCGAAGACGGCTACGACGTCGCCGTGAACTACCGCTCGAGCGAGGACGCCGCCGACCGAGTCGCCGAGGCGATCCGCGCTCGCGGACAGGAAGCGGTCGCCGTCGGAGCCGACGTCTCGGATCCCGACGCGGCCGCTCGACTGGTCGAGACCGCAGCGGAGGCGTTCGGCGGGCTCGACCACGTCGTCAACAACGCGGGGATCGATCAGCACGTCCGCACCGAGGACCTCGCCCCCGCCGACTTCGATCGGATCATGGACGTCAACGTCAACTCGGCGTTCAACGTCACGAAGGCGGCGCTGCCCCACCTTCGGCGATCGACCGACGACCCCTCGGTGACGAACGTCGCCTCGATTCTGGCCCACACCGGCGCGGCGATCGAGTGTCACTACGCGTCCTCGAAGGGGGCGTTGCTCTCGCTGACCCGGAGCCACGCGTCGGATTTCGCGCCCGACGTTCGGGTGAACGCGGTCGCGCCGGGCCACGTCGAGACCGACATGACGGCCGATCGGACTCCCGAGGAGCAACGCGAGGAGCTGGCGGCGATTCCGGTCGATCGGTACGGCCAGCCCGAGGACATCGCCGACGCGATCGCTTACCTCCGGGACGCGACGTTCGTCACGGGCGAGACGCTGAACGTGAACGGCGGGGAGCGAATGGGCTAG
- the ric gene encoding iron-sulfur cluster repair di-iron protein, whose translation MTTTTTIDPEASLGRLVGDYPEFAAVFESLGIDYCCGGDTSLRRACDENGLEVEAVLERLATTDSTDDVAPAEASITELIDDVVETHHDYLRAELPSLERIVRKVARVHGDTHPELESIEATFLELQEEVTHHIADEEENVFPEIRNLEDGAPLTATEEARIREAIDHLESEHDAAAARLEEIRTLSDEYAVPSDACTSYRNALDRLQLLEEDMHRHVHKENNVLFPKAEQALESC comes from the coding sequence ATGACCACGACTACAACGATCGACCCCGAAGCCTCGCTCGGACGGCTCGTCGGCGACTACCCGGAGTTCGCGGCCGTCTTCGAATCGCTCGGCATCGACTACTGCTGTGGCGGCGACACCTCGCTGCGACGGGCTTGCGATGAGAACGGCCTCGAGGTCGAGGCCGTCCTCGAACGACTGGCAACGACGGACTCGACCGACGACGTCGCACCGGCAGAGGCGTCGATCACGGAGCTCATCGACGACGTCGTCGAAACGCACCACGACTACCTGCGCGCCGAACTCCCTTCCCTCGAGCGGATCGTCCGGAAGGTTGCCCGCGTCCACGGCGACACCCACCCCGAACTCGAGTCGATCGAGGCGACGTTTCTCGAGCTTCAGGAGGAGGTCACCCACCACATCGCCGACGAGGAGGAGAACGTCTTCCCCGAAATCCGGAACCTCGAGGACGGCGCGCCACTGACCGCCACGGAGGAAGCGCGGATCCGCGAGGCGATCGACCACCTCGAGTCGGAACACGACGCCGCGGCCGCCCGCCTCGAGGAGATACGGACCCTGAGCGACGAGTATGCCGTCCCGTCGGACGCCTGCACGAGCTACCGGAACGCGCTCGATCGCTTGCAGCTTCTCGAGGAGGATATGCACCGACACGTCCACAAGGAGAACAACGTTCTCTTTCCGAAGGCCGAGCAGGCGCTCGAGAGCTGCTGA
- the phnE gene encoding phosphonate ABC transporter, permease protein PhnE, protein MSNVDRTISAAALRTRLKTFGRPLLFILVFVLAVWSIWILELHQTDFSGGADGLTFLYGAAIPPEMSVLEVGLRGLLETLYIAYVGTLFGVLLSLPVSLVASRNLFPWYLTLPARWFLAVLRVLPSILWAVIFVILIGTGPAAGVFAITLYTIGFIGKLEYEAFEGLDNEPIEAVSSLGATRLQILRFVVLPQAINSLISQTMFMFEYNVRHAAAIGIVGAGGIGYYIMGYLDFLQYDRVIVLLAIVFLAVLVIDELSYRLRSFFLGDTSTSLSK, encoded by the coding sequence ATGAGTAATGTAGATCGGACGATCTCCGCCGCGGCGTTGCGAACTCGCCTCAAAACGTTCGGTAGACCCCTGCTCTTCATCCTTGTCTTCGTCCTGGCGGTCTGGAGCATCTGGATATTGGAACTCCATCAGACCGACTTCTCGGGCGGCGCTGATGGCCTGACGTTCCTGTATGGGGCTGCGATCCCGCCGGAAATGAGCGTGCTGGAGGTCGGGCTCCGAGGGCTTCTTGAGACACTGTATATCGCATACGTGGGGACACTGTTTGGGGTTCTTCTGAGCTTGCCAGTGAGTTTAGTCGCGAGCCGAAACCTCTTCCCGTGGTATCTCACCCTCCCTGCACGGTGGTTTCTGGCGGTGCTTCGCGTCCTCCCGAGCATCCTGTGGGCAGTAATTTTCGTCATCCTCATCGGGACGGGACCAGCAGCAGGCGTGTTTGCGATTACACTCTATACGATTGGATTTATAGGCAAGCTTGAATACGAGGCGTTCGAAGGGCTCGATAACGAGCCTATAGAAGCTGTCTCTTCCTTAGGCGCAACTCGGCTTCAGATACTCCGCTTTGTAGTGCTCCCCCAAGCAATTAACTCACTGATCAGTCAAACAATGTTCATGTTCGAGTATAATGTGCGGCATGCCGCCGCAATCGGAATCGTTGGCGCAGGCGGCATCGGCTACTACATCATGGGATACCTCGACTTCCTGCAATACGATAGGGTGATTGTGCTGCTTGCAATCGTATTTCTGGCAGTATTAGTGATCGACGAACTCAGCTACCGGTTACGCTCATTTTTCCTTGGCGACACGAGTACAAGTCTCAGCAAATAA
- a CDS encoding metal-dependent transcriptional regulator, producing the protein MEDYSKAIYHLQQETDDEVRTSEIADHLDVTAPTVSNMLDKLEDQELINREKYKGVSLTLDGEQVALEVIRNHRLLESYLTEHLDYSWADVHDEADRLEHHISDELAARVAATLNDPETDPHGAPIPNSTLELPDKHVESVLSEFEEEAMIVEQVSDRDPEVLEYLSEHGIDLGTELVIRKVTPFGLYTLEPVEGGESVSLPEYVAQSVRVASVELAYIQH; encoded by the coding sequence ATGGAAGATTACTCCAAGGCAATTTACCATCTTCAGCAAGAAACTGACGACGAGGTACGCACCTCGGAGATCGCCGACCATCTTGACGTGACAGCGCCCACCGTGTCGAATATGCTCGACAAACTCGAAGATCAGGAACTGATCAACCGCGAGAAGTATAAGGGTGTCTCATTGACGCTAGATGGCGAACAGGTCGCTCTCGAAGTTATCCGGAATCATCGGCTACTTGAATCATATCTGACTGAACACCTTGATTACTCATGGGCTGACGTCCACGACGAAGCAGATCGACTCGAGCACCACATCAGTGATGAGCTCGCTGCCCGGGTAGCCGCGACACTCAACGATCCGGAGACGGACCCCCACGGTGCTCCGATCCCCAATTCGACGCTCGAACTCCCGGACAAGCACGTCGAAAGCGTACTCTCGGAGTTTGAGGAAGAGGCGATGATTGTTGAACAGGTGAGTGACCGTGATCCGGAGGTTCTCGAATACCTCTCCGAACATGGGATCGATCTTGGAACTGAACTCGTGATTCGGAAGGTTACACCATTCGGGCTGTATACGCTCGAACCTGTCGAGGGTGGTGAGTCAGTTTCATTGCCTGAGTATGTTGCTCAGTCGGTACGCGTCGCTTCGGTAGAACTCGCGTATATCCAACATTAG
- a CDS encoding universal stress protein yields the protein MTERILLPYDGSEPSEQALEYALETFPDAEITALYVVPAPRGYWGSFEDPEARIPDAERAKERGREFLEEAVATAADRDRELETELEIGEPDHVIVGRATDGEYDSIVLGSHGREGVSRILLGSVAENVVRRSPTPVVVVR from the coding sequence ATGACCGAACGCATCCTCCTTCCGTACGATGGCTCGGAACCGTCCGAACAGGCACTCGAGTACGCCCTCGAGACGTTCCCGGACGCCGAAATCACCGCGCTGTACGTCGTTCCGGCGCCGCGAGGCTACTGGGGCTCGTTCGAGGACCCGGAAGCCAGGATTCCCGACGCCGAGAGGGCCAAAGAGCGCGGCCGTGAGTTCCTCGAGGAGGCAGTGGCGACGGCTGCGGACCGGGATCGAGAGCTCGAGACCGAACTCGAGATCGGCGAGCCCGACCACGTTATCGTCGGCCGAGCCACCGACGGCGAGTACGACTCGATCGTCCTCGGAAGCCACGGCCGCGAGGGCGTCTCGCGGATCCTGCTCGGCAGCGTGGCCGAAAACGTCGTCCGTCGGTCGCCGACGCCGGTGGTCGTCGTTCGCTAG
- a CDS encoding PhnD/SsuA/transferrin family substrate-binding protein, with protein MQPALDSDTIGISRRAVLTTATGVTAAGLAGCLGNNDGSEGQGDDDDHDNPDVSDEVVFAIEAQDGPADIERDWEPLAEWIESETGVPTSIDTVPDDSAAIGALATGQAHASYLSGGPSWVGWNEHGFERSQLRPTRMGSRITLRRPTPALTPASKRCAMPKVLTAPTREI; from the coding sequence ATGCAACCCGCTCTCGATTCGGATACGATAGGTATCTCGCGTCGAGCCGTGCTCACGACGGCTACTGGCGTCACCGCAGCTGGGCTGGCTGGCTGTCTCGGCAATAATGACGGATCCGAAGGGCAAGGAGACGATGACGACCACGACAACCCTGATGTCTCCGATGAGGTTGTCTTCGCTATCGAGGCGCAAGATGGTCCAGCAGACATCGAACGTGATTGGGAGCCCTTGGCCGAGTGGATCGAGTCTGAAACTGGTGTCCCGACCAGCATCGATACAGTCCCTGACGACAGCGCAGCTATCGGAGCGCTTGCGACAGGACAAGCTCACGCGTCGTATCTAAGCGGAGGTCCCTCATGGGTCGGGTGGAACGAGCACGGTTTTGAACGCTCGCAGTTGAGGCCGACGAGGATGGGCAGCCGTATTACGTTGCGGCGGCCTACACCCGCTCTGACACCGGCGTCGAAACGATGCGCGATGCCGAAGGTGTTGACAGCGCCCACACGGGAGATTTGA
- a CDS encoding VOC family protein, which translates to MELESFFHVAIKVEDPEPAAEFYREHLDAEVLERRRAAESDDQFAVDAVVLGIADKRVYLFDQAPYEAAGLVEEQPPGFLHFGYVVEDGIEDTFARLANDGVEIVMEPAVYGDKRIAFFVAPGDIRIELIEYLEDDSSE; encoded by the coding sequence ATGGAGCTCGAATCGTTCTTCCACGTCGCGATCAAGGTCGAGGATCCGGAACCAGCCGCGGAGTTCTACCGCGAGCACTTGGATGCCGAGGTCCTCGAACGCCGCCGAGCCGCGGAGTCGGACGACCAGTTCGCCGTCGACGCGGTCGTCCTCGGGATCGCCGACAAGCGCGTCTACCTCTTCGATCAGGCCCCCTACGAGGCCGCAGGGCTCGTCGAGGAACAACCGCCCGGATTCCTCCACTTCGGCTACGTCGTCGAGGACGGCATCGAGGACACCTTCGCGAGACTGGCCAACGACGGCGTCGAGATCGTCATGGAGCCCGCGGTCTACGGCGACAAGCGGATCGCCTTCTTCGTCGCCCCCGGCGATATTCGGATCGAACTCATCGAATACCTCGAGGACGACTCGAGCGAATAG
- a CDS encoding CGCGG family putative rSAM-modified RiPP protein: MTSAHDHADENAEPVADDVHENSWSANLELPEHADDRDLLVEEAITAVERTASGYHVNLVTHEAHGHPSDSLYDELEAAFEDVEYEHVDQCGCGGHVVRVQV; this comes from the coding sequence ATGACCAGCGCCCACGACCACGCCGACGAGAACGCCGAACCCGTTGCCGACGACGTCCACGAGAACTCCTGGTCCGCAAACCTCGAGCTCCCCGAACACGCCGACGATCGCGACCTGCTCGTCGAGGAGGCGATCACGGCTGTCGAACGGACGGCCTCCGGCTACCACGTCAATCTCGTCACCCACGAGGCCCACGGCCATCCGTCCGACTCCCTCTATGACGAACTCGAGGCCGCCTTCGAGGACGTCGAGTACGAGCACGTCGACCAGTGTGGCTGTGGCGGCCACGTGGTCCGCGTGCAGGTGTAG
- a CDS encoding pyridoxal phosphate-dependent aminotransferase: MPTPTARVRRTERSSIRVMFDLAERHDGDLVRLEVGEPDFDTPAHVVDAAASAARDGETHYTSNAGLPACRRAISDTLAEGFDVVHDPDEIVVTTGGMEALHLATMATVSPSEELLVPGPTWPNYETQASLADGTFREVPMPAESGFDLEADRVLEAMSDDTAAVVLTTPSNPTGRVFDPDECRAVVEAAADHDAYVIADEVYLGLTYDREPEGIAAYTDHPDHVLTVGSCSKAYAMTGWRLGWLAGDSHLIDEVVKIRESTTACASSVAQHAAIAALTGPQEPFEEMRGAFRRRRDLVVDRIGEIDGLSCPRPEGAFYAFLDPGIDDDSLSIAKHLLQEHGVVLAPGSGFGETAPGRLRLSFANSVDRLEDGLDRLEDGLRTY, translated from the coding sequence ATGCCGACGCCAACAGCACGGGTTCGTCGGACCGAGCGCTCGAGCATCCGCGTTATGTTCGACCTCGCGGAACGCCACGACGGCGACCTCGTCCGTCTCGAGGTCGGCGAACCCGACTTCGACACACCTGCACATGTCGTCGACGCCGCCGCGAGCGCCGCCCGCGACGGCGAGACCCACTACACGTCGAACGCGGGGTTGCCCGCGTGTCGACGCGCGATCAGCGACACGCTCGCCGAGGGGTTCGACGTCGTCCACGATCCCGACGAGATCGTCGTCACCACCGGCGGAATGGAGGCGCTGCACCTGGCAACGATGGCGACGGTCTCGCCCAGCGAGGAGCTGCTGGTTCCCGGCCCGACCTGGCCCAACTACGAGACCCAGGCGTCGCTCGCCGACGGTACCTTCCGCGAGGTCCCGATGCCCGCCGAGTCGGGGTTCGACCTCGAGGCCGACCGCGTCCTCGAGGCGATGAGCGACGACACCGCCGCGGTCGTGCTCACGACACCCTCGAACCCGACCGGTCGCGTCTTCGATCCCGACGAGTGTCGCGCGGTCGTCGAGGCCGCCGCTGACCACGACGCCTACGTGATCGCCGACGAGGTCTATCTGGGGCTGACCTACGACCGCGAGCCCGAGGGGATCGCCGCCTACACGGATCATCCCGACCACGTCCTCACGGTCGGCTCCTGCTCGAAGGCGTACGCGATGACGGGCTGGCGGCTGGGCTGGCTCGCGGGCGACTCCCACCTGATCGACGAGGTCGTCAAGATCCGCGAGTCGACGACAGCCTGTGCCTCAAGCGTCGCCCAGCACGCCGCGATCGCCGCGCTCACGGGCCCCCAGGAGCCGTTCGAGGAGATGCGCGGCGCCTTCCGTCGCCGTCGCGACCTCGTCGTCGATCGGATCGGCGAGATCGACGGCCTCTCGTGTCCGCGCCCGGAGGGCGCGTTCTACGCGTTTCTCGACCCCGGTATCGACGACGACAGCCTCTCGATCGCGAAACACCTGCTGCAAGAACACGGCGTCGTCCTCGCGCCCGGGAGCGGGTTCGGCGAGACGGCGCCGGGGCGGCTGCGGCTGTCGTTCGCGAACTCCGTCGACCGCCTCGAGGACGGACTCGATCGGCTCGAGGACGGACTGCGGACGTACTAG
- a CDS encoding nucleoside deaminase: MDVDDFDHDSHMHSALDLAREAADRGDRPFGSVLVRDDEVVASASNRVVTANDVRRHPELHLAYRACREFEPEERAETVMYTSTEPCPMCAGGMIRAGFDRVVYSVGGDEIGAVTGHEPPVRAATILEDVTDVLGPVLNEEGRRVHEEFNWSATED, encoded by the coding sequence ATGGACGTCGATGATTTCGATCACGACTCGCACATGCACAGTGCGCTCGACCTCGCCCGCGAAGCCGCCGACCGCGGCGACCGACCGTTCGGCAGCGTCCTCGTCCGCGACGACGAGGTCGTCGCGTCAGCGTCGAACCGAGTGGTGACTGCAAACGACGTTCGCCGTCACCCCGAGCTCCACCTCGCCTACCGCGCGTGCCGGGAATTCGAACCCGAAGAGCGAGCCGAGACGGTGATGTACACCAGCACGGAGCCGTGTCCGATGTGTGCCGGCGGCATGATTCGGGCAGGGTTCGATCGGGTCGTCTACAGCGTCGGCGGCGACGAGATCGGTGCCGTCACCGGCCACGAGCCACCGGTCCGCGCAGCGACGATTCTCGAGGACGTCACCGACGTCCTCGGGCCCGTGTTGAACGAAGAAGGCCGACGGGTCCACGAGGAGTTCAACTGGTCGGCGACAGAAGACTGA